A window of Benincasa hispida cultivar B227 chromosome 9, ASM972705v1, whole genome shotgun sequence genomic DNA:
tgaaccctaggtagaacattcagtgggaggtaattAGGGTATGGGATGCATCACTTAAACTTTTCACGTTTCTTCTAATAgtccacatcgtgagatctatcctcggcctcgcgaCACATTTGGCGTGCCCCCTTAACGGATagtatttgggtaggtcaatatcaaggtggatggagagagtgttcatagtaagtaggagcggAAAGTGCGATAGCATAttcctcggtctccctcgttaggttgaataaagttactgcgcatcgcctcgaggcacccttgGAGTGTCCTCTTAAAGGATGGAAGTTTTacgtgtttctttatttgatctcttgtaagaggataaggtaacttagtctcttgtcctaatctgcttcttccctacagtgggctcattagggcgggactctaacgccgaaaacgaggggttacacttacgcgaaatagttaaaggttaacgattctggatcgaaaaatggtggctgttaggtcaATTCCAATAGTTGATTATGCCTAATGGCTGAAAATGTCTCATCCtagcgaaggggcaactgatcactccaccggtgatgtttgtcctgcctcactggggcatcatttcaaaatagaagtctataacttatgGTAcatgaaactgttttgcaaaactgattggtttaaaagtggtttagcaaaatccaataaagttttgttcgtattttcagcaactttttcaaaatggcagcAGCCACGTTAGCTTTGTTAAGCACAAAAAAAACCTATtggcgataatttcgcaacatggaaacacatgatcatgacgatcctgatcatcaaggatctcatgttcgctctcacggatgcggcccgttttatggaatggtcacaagtgttgtgacttgtcatagatggtctgatccttatcattcgtgttgaggacatgtgagcgggggcgtcatatacaaagagtttatataagacctgaccacgaagtgttaatgtctcgttatataacaccgttcatgacagagatttcacttcactaggatgaccataggtaacatgaccttaatcctgagtgagttgggaactcctatcaTTGAGGgcattcctttgatttgtataggtgtgAGTGGtcaggtcaccgattcaaacctaccattttggggattcgtctaattttggagctgggaactcagctacacaagatggaattcactcctttctcgaagtaggggtaagtagatagatagctcccttaaggctgattccagggcttgaacgatgtggcgccacacaccttcttttggcctgagaggtattcacacatagttggactatgtcgtattgttcattagaggaatcagtggtacttaatgagtgagatgtaactataggacaaaatggtaatttggtccacttggtagcttggattaaagttgagaactagtgtttgggttaatttgaaatgtttaaattaacaagaggaagttcgattatatatgcatataattggactggttaattatatatgatataattgactaaatgtatgagatacattattttggaggaaattagacataaatattatttatatcaagtagaagagaaatACTAcaatagatatgtgatatcaaactataggttaaaaatacaatatgattatatttattattaattaattggttaattatatgataattaagctaATTtatcacgttcggacgtgggttaatGGGAAtgtgtcggttattgtaaccgatgaaataaaaatgaaattgtttcattttgaatcgatCTTTCAATAGTCCgtccaaaagaaaaagagagatcgCGTTGGTGAATAAAAAATGTTCGCTTAAGCATTTCGAGAGCCTGTACGATAGTCATTATCCGCCTTaatgatcgtccacctcgcacCTAAACGACCGAACtctagttcctacacgatcgcatagcttcccTAAATGATCGTAGTGTGTGTCAAgcttgctaaacgatcgttcagtaaaatctacatgattgtgtagcttctcctaaatgaCAAGCATCGTGGTATACGATAACGTCTTTTTCCCCTCCCACTTTCTTATAGCCTACACGATCTgtgcttcctccttcctctaccaaattcaccaaataccacactttgggttctcactccgagaatacccggggctcttttctggtggtgtcgtccccacggcGTTATTGTTCTTGCGGTTGTGCGTGTTGCTGCAGTCGACGCTTCTGTTGAGTGTTGGTAGATCACGTGGAGTTTCTGCTACGTCAAGttccgaagattgaagattgtcttcaactgatatggcactctctcccttgttacatcttgttcatagcatgccgataattactgTTTGTTAGCATAAATgtacgtttgaatgtatattgtgtatttcggtcatagTGAGATCGAAATGATCCGAACGTGCTcgtggaactcttcggtaagagatccttcattcCAAatcgggtcgtatccatagcgttaccaagataaggtttctcttCAATATCCAtacactatagaccattttggttatcactcaagacatgatccacttgtatgtcaccatatacatgctttagttacatatagataaccatggattttaagtttattggtttgtggtaaagcaaataaaacatgcacttgagaaagaaacaagatgtgaagtaaatatcatatattatacaacacaagtattcgtacaaactgtttataaactacaggacacgagactttagggcatcaaccccaacaagaacTTCTCTACACGAACTTCTCCCATGAACCAAATGAACAACAATAGAAAATTCTTCTGAACACAACCACCGGattaccttgctattctctggATTAAGCATTAAGGAATAGTGGTCTCCTTGTTTTGGTAGGGAAAAGTTGATTTTTTCAAGAACGAAGCTTGAGAGAAATTTTGAAGAGATGATTCTAAAATCTCAAACCACCAACACAACTGCAATTCATTTCCTCTTTAGATATATCTCATGAGAGGATGAGTGGGGAGAGGGGAAGTTATAACTCTCTCCACACTAGGCAGTATAACTCataattatgtattttattatatataaataaaataataataataatgttaattaactaacatttaattaatcaactatttatcacatatttaatattatttgaatcatattcaaaccacatcctctcacataacctatggttttgttacgaatcttattcatattaattttaacctataattttatatgCATCTCAGTCGCATAAAtagtatttgaatcttattcaaatatttatctctctcatattataaaatataattttgtagtcttattttaactttataatataatgtatctataaagTATAATTTCCTCATTtaacttgaacaattcaaattaatcaaaaactaATTGATACTCTTTTTTTTACCCTTAATGAGCTAGCAAGTGGACCTTGtgaacctacaaattagaagtttcaatgataagagattaattaattatacatttataattaaattaatcaacattcattaactacaagccattccattaaagatctacaactgcactattcgcactgtagatatatttcttgtATGGTTTATGTCTTAAGCTCGTAACTTGTACATTTGCAAacaaattttctataaaaatagaatgtatttatctcgaataaaataatcattatttatttaaccgCATAATTcgaaaccaataaactaagatttgaGGTTATTTTCATGTAACGTGAACAGTATGTAAccgacatacaagtgaatcatgttccagtgataacctaaaatgtctatagtatatagacaaagttgggtgtcttatcctcgtaacactatggatacaatccaatttgtaattgttacaaacaatttgattcaaattgtttatgtggaaacatgtgaatggaggtatcatatgcaatgaaattgtataagactgaatcTCGAAATATATAGTCTCTCATTATAACGCCGTTAACTAAAtggattaatatttcaaatgatTACCATGGAACTTaatctgaatcttgagtgagttatgaactccggCTCGTGAGGGTCATCCTTGATTTGAGGTGAGAGTGGCCCTAATTGTGGACTCGATAAGTCTAGCATCTTGAGGACGATAccaagtggggagctgggaacatagcatcacaagacgaaattcactctttccttcctttagggtaagtatataggttgttcccttaagtgtcgACTCTGGGACTTGAATAGTGAGGTCTCACCTTCTCATTGCCTGAAAGGGATTTTGTTTATAGTTAGATCATAAACagattattcattagaggatcagtgatacttaatgGGCAAACAGTAACTATAgtggtaaaacggtaatttgacccatcTGTAGCTACCAACAActtgtgaatgattgacttacaGAAAATGGTTTAAAATCAATGGTCACACAAATATTCTACAGTTCACGAGGGTGCAACCATGGGTCTATAGTGGATTtccccatagttaatgaatgttgattaatttaattaaagagtttaattaattaattttgtatcattgaagcttataACTGTAGATCTATTATGTCTCTCTGCTAACTCATAACGGGATTAGAAAGGGATTGAGGTCTtgtaaatttgaagtgttcaaattattgGTTAAGAAAACTTAtcgtatatgatataatttattataatgtgtatagatacattataatatatagtttatttaaattagatccaaatttaaaactatataatatgagagaataatatttgagattaaatattaaataatatgaattggTTCATATTAAACCTATGCagtaaatttaatgtgaatgatattcatattaaaactataggttatgagagaggagcatatttgaatatgattcaaatattaaattaatgaaatatattttgatatttaattaaaaactaaataaatgtaaattttatcaactatttgttttatttatttaaattaaattagattaatttaagttttaaattaaacaaattaattggTTTATTTCCCTGCATCGCAGGAGAGTGGTTAATGGAGTGAAGGTATATAACACCCCTCGTGTATTATTCTGTGAAGCCGTAATAGATACTATATAAATCTCTCTTCctctcacaaaaaaaaaaaatctctacaaTTTTTTGCTTTCCTCTCACTAAGTACCAAAAGCTCCCACGAGCTTTCTTATTCCCAAGAGGATAGCAGAGAAGACCGATAGTCGTGTCTTGCTCGTTTTTTTGATCGTGTGAATTGGGAAACGATTCAAAAATGATGTTCTACAAAGGcatcattcttcttctcttcaatCTTGTAGAATTAATGTTTGTcctaattctttatttttatgttatgtAACTTTTATGTAACAAAAATAGGGCAAAGCGATAAATTGCTTCTGCATTTTCAATCCctttatttctgtgtccatgaaTATAACTGATCAACAGTAAGTCAACTTCTGCATTTTCAATCCctttatttctgtgtccatgaaTATAACTGATCaacagtaagtcaacccttcacaaattgtctGTAACTACAGTTAGGTCAAATTACTGTCTTACCTCTGTagctacatctaactttttaagtattaCTTCCTAAGAAttatgtgttggggttgatgctctaaagctCGTGATTTcttagtttgtaaattattgaTATacgaattaattatttaataaaacaaagtgttattttatttgatatttagctTATgttaacctaaatccaataaactaagatcctaggttatgtaatgtagcttaaacatgtatttagtgacatacaagtagattatgtttaagtaataacccgAATGGTATGtggtaaatggataaggttaagtaccttatcctgataacactatggatacatcCACTTCGTAGTTGtgacaattgttgtaaaatgttacaaatgatctaatcccgatcgttcatgtagagacatgtgattgagggtatcatatacaaaaattttgtataagaccggaacACGAAAttattagtctctctttataacactgttacttgaagagacttacatttcactatgatgaccacgaaatgattagtctctctttataacaccgttacttgaagagagttacatttcactaggatgaccataggtaacttgaccctaatcttgagtgagttatgaactcctacctatgagagcggttctttgatctgtatgggtgagagtagccgaATTCACCGATgaaatatgcctaccattttaggtaTTCGTCCgaatggggagctgggaacacaactacacaaaatggaattcactcattcccgttgttagggtaaatagatgaattgctcctttaagggttgatttgggtcttgaacaataaggcgccttaccctctcactggctaaagaggggtctagtttatagttggactgtaattaattgttcattagaaggatcagtggtacttaatgagttagatgtaactacataaaatagtaaatttgATCCAATCGTAGTTATGAGCAATATGTGAAAGGCCAACTTcttgttaattggttatatccatagacacatatatatatctatagtatgaagagtgcagttgtcagtttttaatggagtgactgacagttaatgaatgttgaataatttaattaaagagttcaattaattaatattttatcattggAGCTGCTAATCTGTAGGTCAATGAGATTCCATTGCTAGTTCAATAAGGgtaaataagaatcaattaattttaaattaaattgaattattcaaattaattaaagggagttAATTGTATGAAATGTAACTAATATAATATgtatggatacattataatataaagtttaatgaaagagataaatatttgaatatgattcaaatattaattatatggatgagattcatatgaaactataggttcaaattaatatgaatatgattcatattaaaactataggttatgcgaaagaatataaagttagattatattatataaactataggctatattatatgagatataatataaagtttgatttaattatatcaattttaatataattaaatgtggGAGTTATTCTACGTGATGAGAGGAGGTATGAGAATAACTCCCCTCGTTCTCTTAGATAACCACAACACATAAGAGGTATTGCATATAGAATGTGAAATACACAGTGGTGTGGAATCTCTGCAATTCTTCTTTCTCTCATAGATTTATCTCAAGAGAACTTCTTCTAATTCGCTCACCAAAATTCAATAGATAAGCCACGACTTCGTCTTGgttcttacaccgagaataaCCAAGGAAGGCTTTGGTGGTGGTGTCCAGGAGAAATCATGTATGTTGCTTTATTCGTAAAGAGGAGAAAAGTTCGTGATCTTCAAAAGAGGAGAACGTgaataagtattttttttcaacAAGGGTAAATTTTTCATCTTCACTTTCTTCTCTGTCTTAGGCAACATGCTTAGAATTATGTTTATCCTTGttctatttttatttctctGTTTCAAGTTGCATTAAAAAAGGAATCCACTGACACAAAGGCGATCACTCGCTTCCACATCGAATTTCGAATCCTTCATTATGGTAGAGTAGTTTATGAATGTCTACCATTTTCACTCAGCTTATCTCTACCTTAAACCCCCTAAACCATAAACCCCATACcataatataaaacataatgAAGAACGACTTACCAATTGAAACCAAAATACTGGTGACGCATGATGCACAGGATTGCGTCAGCATAAACCCTATTCGCAACCTGTACGCTAAAGAAGGAAACTGTCTTGTACGCTCAAACCTaccaatttaagaaaaaaacaagTAACCGACAGTGCATGATAAAGTCGAAGAACTAATaacaatttaaaacaaaattaatgatCCTGGAAAGCGAACAAAATTTCGTATAGGTTGTATGACTCAGGGGCCTTACTATTCACAGGCTTTCTCTTGTAGAGTGCAACTTTCCCTTTTAGTGCACCCTGTAAGCTGCTCAATGTTTTCGTAAATATCATGTTACCCCAATCATAGCTACACAAATTCTTCTATACATCAATCAATCCCAACATGGTCCAGCATATGTGTTGGCTCCCTTCCCTTTCCATCATTGCCAACTCGATGAAATAGAATACGACCATCCTTACCGCATCCTCATCATTCTCGAACTCAAAGTCTACAAAATTCATGTCCAACACAACCTCATTCATGTTCGTCCTATCACTTGAGTATAACTTCCTAAGCCTAAGAGCTCTATCCTGATCAAACTCAACTACACGTCTGGGCCTATACCTCAAACCCGTCACTATATCAAACTTTTTCTACCAGAAAGACACATTCTTCCCCAGTAACTTAAAGCTAAAAATGTCTTATTTATCCTCTTATACCTCCCTTAAAAGAATATAATGGCATAGAGACACATTAAAAACTAACTTAAGATCCAAACAATGACAAAAAATAGTTTGCCTAACACATGTACCACTGCCTAGGTGTTAACTTGTTCTTAATATTCGAGATAGTTTACACCAGATGAGAATGACAAGTTAAATTTGTCGAAAATAGTTAGAAGTTCGGATTTTAGGTACCAATGTCATCTGTCAAATAGACCACAAACTataaattgaactaaaaaaaatgaactcaacaATCGGTTAggcaaaataacaaaaagaCAAAATATTATCTTTGGAATATGCTAAAATCTCGCGGTAAAATTTTTCCAAGATTGTGTTCTACTTATGAAAGTCTTGGGCCATTTACACCGGCGTGCCACGAGATTAGGGTTTTTAGCGCCATTATGTATAAAATCTCGAGGTCGATATCGGGCCACGTATACCCCGATATTTTATATAGAATGGTGCTAAAAACTCAACAGTCGTCCAGATCTCGAGACACACTCAATGAATCTTGGACACACTTCATCGAATCTCGATCAAAACTCAAACGGATTTCAAGCGAGATATGTTGAAATATCCAAAAAATCCTTAAACACAGACaaaatacacacacacacacaaaaaaaaaaagcacaaaTATTGAAAGAATGAAAATATATAACTTAAATTTCTTAGATACCTCAGATTCACTCTAAAACCCTAACAAAGGTTGATTTAAGAAAACcataaattaaacaaaagaaatagtGGAACACCTCTATAATAACGAAGCTTATGAATGTAAATAACCGTGTTAAGGATGCAAATAGCTATGGAGATGAGCGAAATTTCAAAGCAGCGAAGGAAATCTCGGGCAAAGTGAGGAGCTGGAATGCTTTTGCATATAGATGAAGGGGTTTTCTAAAAGGGGTACTTTTGTCCTTTCACAAGATTGGATCATTTGAATACTTAACGTTTCAAATTCAATCTTAGGACAAATCTCGCTCGATAAGGCCCGAGATAAACTATTTTGACGAGTTTTCAAAAAGCGTGCTATTTTTGTAATATGAAAGCtataaagagttattttggacaattttcTAAGTTATAACTCATTTATTAAATGGGTCAAGTTGAGACATTTATTTCAATATACTTGTTTGAGATGAAAATGTGTTAAACATAatggcttcaatcaaaccaaaaaatatttaagtttgattGATTCGTTGGGTTaacttattcaaaattttgtttaaagaaaaaactaaaatggtgatatataaatatttatttattttcaacattggGTTAAGATTCacatcaaattcaattttatattatgaaaattttcattataagaACTTAATATcgtatttttaaaagttgttgaagagtatttaatctaaaatatatacgaaatcaaatagaaattaaattgtgTATATATACCTAAAcatctttgttttgttttgtttttttttttttttttttttttaaaataaaaaaatagtatatgtatataaacaaaaaataataatttttcaatttcgttGGTGCTGGAAACTCACACGCAGGTCTTGGATGTCCTTCAACTCGCCCCTCTGGTTAGAACTAATTGATAAAATTGACATGTGTGAGAGTGCTCGCATCGCTGAAGTATAGCAGAGTATAATTTGTTGTATAAGTTAGTAAATGAAGTATTTAACTCAACTAAGAACCAAGATGGTTTATCACTTAAAGTTACTTACTTGCCTTTAAGGTTATCGACATAGGACTATTTATGAGGGTCTTCATTCGACACCCACATGGAGTTACTGGTAATGTCGGCAGTATTAGAATAGGTGTGTTCCTCATCATTGCAACATGCTAGTTGTAAGCTCAACTTAGTCAATTTCCCTATGGTAAAATTCTACATGTCCGACTAGTTGACCCAAAACTCGAAAGTTTGGCTTTCTTTTTTAGGACGAACAGACACTTGTTTCTCCTTAAGTCTCACATTGTATGGAGCAACCCTCgagaaaattaataataaaactaaGATTAAAATCCactataattaagtttaagtcAACTTATAACCCAACTCATAGTTGAGTTGGATTTTCCCCATTTTAGTCTTTTTGAACACTCCTATACGAAAACGGTGCGTTTCCAGGCCAATACTTTTCTTGCGGGGATATTAATTAGTAATTACTATGGTTAGAAATTAACCCTCATAAAAACAAATGCCAGCTGGCGCCAACTCAgactttctttttaattaatccTCTTCCGCCTGGATTTCTAAATTGGCATAATTCGtattctaaaaaagaaaaaggtgttagtttttttttttttttttttttttttttttttttttttttttttttaaaaaaaaaaattaattttttttttttccaaatatatgtatatatatatatatataaagggtTTAATTCCAAATTTTAGATACGCCTTCCAAGATTAGGCAGATTCCAGGATATCCATTGGACGATACAGAGCACTATAAATATCGAACACATCGACTCCATTCCTTTCAGTCTTCGCCTGAAATCCGGAGTGGGAGTGGGAACGGGAGCGAAATCGACTTTCCCTTTCCTTTCGTTCTACTCTTTCTTCCTTCCTTCGATTCTTCAGGTTTGCTTGCGATTTCTCTTGAATTACTCGTTGTTATTTGTGAATGTTCATCGTAAATCGCTGTATTGCCGCCAATTTGGGTAGTCGGATTCTGTTTTGCAGTAGAAATTGCAGGAGAATTTCTTGttttaggttttttcttttagttactTATGTTGTCTGGGCTGGAGCTGAATTGTTGTTGCTGCCGCTGTACTGTTTATTCCGAATGTTGTTTAGATGATATACAGACGGAGATGCTCTTCTTTTGATTGTTTGATTATTCGATTTCCTTATTGTGAAAATAtttctattgtttttttaatttgattgttTTCCCCCCTCTGAATATGATTCTCAAATTGGTATCCCTAGGGATTAGGGTAATAAAGCTAAGATTGGAACGATTGTTGTTGTTTGCACGCCAAAAATTTTAATGTAATGTCGTATGGAGCTGTTGCTTTTCATGTGGTGTGTTTTCCATTAACTTTCATACTAAGTTCATCATTGACCTTATTTGGAGTGTAAAATCTATTAGAACACGTGATTAGAGGGGAAGCGATTGAGGAGGCTGTATTTTTCCCTTTAGTATATAGTTCTTTTGTGTATTTGACCTAgattaataattttgaaaaatttgtcaTGTAAAAATGTGCAATCATAAATTATTCTAATAATTCTGCCTTGTTTTCCCCAGTATGCACATTCGTAGTGGTATATCTTATCTCTCTGTCATCAGTTCTGAAAACTTGTTTTGTTCCTTATAGGTGGTGACATTTATCTGCGAACAATGGCCGCGTCTGTCAAGATGATGTCTCTTATTGTCGCAGCTTTAGGTGTGATATCCTTTATATTTGGAGTCATTGCTGAGAACAAGAAGGTAAGAATTTGCAATCTTCATTACCAAGCATATCATCTTGGTAATTGTTCGATTCTTACTGTAGATATCTGTGCATTTGAAACTGTCAACAGCAAGAATTAAGATGCCAATTGAATTGATCATTGATAAATAGGTTATCTTATGTCTATTCTTGATAATATTCCATCTGAATAGTTTGTTAAACctcttttttttgttaatttcatTTAGCCATACATGATCCCACTCCCACCCTATGTAATATCGTATAGGTACAGGTTAATATACTCTTGTATTTTAAGAATTTGTCTTTTatatattgttgttgttgttattattattattaatggtCACGGGCTTTTTTGGTGTCTTTACTTTGTGGACAGCCTGCATCTGGAACTCCCATCCCAGGCAAAGGCATCGTTATCTGTCAGTATCCGGGCGACCCAACTGTGGTCCTGGGATATCTTTCCGTTGcatttcttcttgcttcttcGATTGCAGGATACTTCTCTTTGTTCTATCCCTACCAAGGAAAATCCGTTCCTCGAGGTGCCATGTTTAAGAGCAGCAGTTTCTCTGCTTTCTTCAATATTGCCCTGTAAGTTCTATTTCCAAGTCACTCCCTCTAAGTGTGTAAAGCTTCTTAACTTTGTAGTATTTATTTCCATTATGGTTTCAATATTATAGTTTCTTGAAAATTCTGCtcttacatttttatttatgtaCTTTACTCGTAAAAAATTGAATCGGTATCCTTTTCAGAATAATTTCCTGTAGTTGGGTACACTTGTGAAACAAGGATTTCTTCCATTgccttatttatttaatttcttgGAATTTAGTTTCCATTTGCATTTTGATGAAGTTAATGAACCAATGGATGTTCTCTTTTCTAGAGTCATCGAATTGATTCAATCATTGCGACAATACGTTCCacctatatttattttcttcttcttcactccCCTTTTACTCTACATCTCTACGAGATAAAAACGTAAAATGGAAACTTTATCAAACGATCCCTAATCCTTGATTTTCATCTCGATACGTGTCCATTTACGAGGTTTGTTAGAATTATGTTGATATCACAAGATCATATGATCTCACTCTTTTCATGTGGTTTCTGCAAGGCATtgttaaatatcattttgatgCGCTCTCTCTGTTTGCAGGTTCACAACTGGACTGGCTATAACTTTGCTCATATGGCCGACTGTCACCGAGCAACTTCACTTGACGCGCAATGTTCATCACAACATCGAGACAGCATGCCCAACCGCAAAAACCGGTCTTCTGGGCGGCGGTGcatttctatctcttgattcATCCCTCTTCTGGTTGGTTGCGCTGATGTTGGCTGGAAATGCTCGTGAGGATTACTTTGATGAAATAGCGGAAAAAGGAGGCAATTCTGAATCTCTTAAGAGCAGCGCATGAAACCACTCTATTTAATGGGAATAACATTTCTGTTTCATTTTACTTTGGATTTTACTTGTCATTAACTATTAAGTAGGggatgtttaattgtgaatatGGTATTTTTCTCTATACTCTATATAGTCTTACTGTTGAACATTCCTCCTTGTGTTGTACTAAATCCC
This region includes:
- the LOC120085090 gene encoding uncharacterized protein LOC120085090, with protein sequence MAASVKMMSLIVAALGVISFIFGVIAENKKPASGTPIPGKGIVICQYPGDPTVVLGYLSVAFLLASSIAGYFSLFYPYQGKSVPRGAMFKSSSFSAFFNIALFTTGLAITLLIWPTVTEQLHLTRNVHHNIETACPTAKTGLLGGGAFLSLDSSLFWLVALMLAGNAREDYFDEIAEKGGNSESLKSSA